Proteins from a single region of Chroococcidiopsis sp. TS-821:
- a CDS encoding photosystem II S4 domain protein produces the protein MLPREELLKGVENRDIVARVIDQAQQAIKTWEVVLTDFLSPPELAETQQVFSRLTELQTLAWGGYPQAERQRLAIARAEIPLDVSRVAVAALDISGNFLFDTATHRDFLGAMLGTGIVREKIGDIIVLGERGAQAIVVPELVEFLEMNLQQVRSVPVKTQRIELSELKIREPKKKELTTVEASLRLDAIASAGFGTSRSKMADLIDAGDVRVNWKEVTQASTPVKPGDLIAIRGKGRLEVGEVAVTKKERYRVQLTRYV, from the coding sequence ATGTTACCGAGAGAAGAACTTTTAAAGGGCGTTGAAAACCGAGATATTGTGGCGCGGGTCATCGATCAAGCACAACAGGCGATTAAAACTTGGGAAGTTGTGTTGACTGATTTTTTGTCTCCTCCAGAATTAGCAGAAACGCAACAGGTTTTTAGCCGTTTAACTGAGTTACAAACGCTCGCTTGGGGTGGGTATCCACAAGCAGAAAGGCAACGTCTAGCGATCGCGCGTGCTGAAATACCTCTGGACGTGTCGCGCGTCGCTGTCGCAGCCCTCGATATTTCTGGAAATTTTCTGTTTGATACCGCAACGCATCGCGATTTTTTGGGCGCAATGCTGGGTACAGGTATTGTTCGCGAGAAAATAGGTGACATTATTGTGTTGGGCGAACGCGGCGCACAAGCAATTGTAGTTCCTGAACTTGTTGAATTTTTAGAAATGAATCTTCAGCAAGTTCGTTCGGTTCCAGTAAAAACACAACGCATTGAGTTAAGTGAACTCAAGATTCGCGAACCTAAGAAGAAAGAACTGACAACAGTTGAAGCTTCTTTAAGATTAGATGCGATCGCTTCTGCTGGCTTTGGTACTTCTCGCAGTAAAATGGCTGATCTGATCGATGCTGGCGACGTGCGTGTCAATTGGAAAGAAGTTACTCAAGCTAGCACGCCAGTTAAACCAGGAGATTTAATCGCAATTCGCGGTAAAGGACGCTTAGAAGTAGGTGAAGTTGCTGTTACTAAAAAGGAACGTTACCGCGTGCAGTTAACTCGGTATGTATAA
- the serA gene encoding phosphoglycerate dehydrogenase yields the protein MAKVLVSDPIDQAGIDILSQVATVDIKVGLSPEELAQIIPEYDALMIRSGSRVTQEIIEAGTQLKIIGRAGVGVDNVDVNAATRKGIVVVNSPEGNTIAAAEHALAMMLALSRYIPDANASVKSGKWDRKSFIGAEVYKKTLGIVGLGKIGSHVATAAKAMGMKLLAYDPFISTERADQLGCRLVDMDVLLQEADYITLHIPKTPETTHLIDAAAIAKMKPNARIINCSRGGIIDETALYNALKEGKIAGAALDVYETEPLGDSPLKTLGKQVILTPHLGASTTEAQVNVAIDVAEQIRDVLLGLPARSAVNIPGLGPDILEELRPYMQLAETLGNLVGQLAGGRVEQLVVKLQGELATNKSQPIVVAALKGLLSQALRERVNYVNASIEAKERGIRVIETRDASVRDYAGSLHLEAKGSLGDHSVTGALLGDSEIRITDIDDFPVNVPPSQHMLFTLHRDMPGIIGKIGSLLGSFNVNIASMQVGRKIVRGDAVMVLSLDDPLPEGILDEITKVSGIRDAYTVTL from the coding sequence ATGGCTAAAGTTCTCGTCTCCGATCCGATTGACCAGGCAGGAATTGATATTCTGTCTCAAGTTGCTACCGTTGACATCAAAGTGGGACTATCGCCAGAAGAACTGGCGCAGATTATACCAGAATACGACGCGTTAATGATTCGCTCTGGCAGCCGCGTAACTCAAGAAATTATCGAAGCAGGAACGCAGTTAAAAATTATTGGTAGAGCAGGTGTTGGAGTCGATAACGTAGACGTTAATGCTGCTACGCGCAAGGGAATTGTTGTTGTCAACTCGCCCGAAGGTAATACGATCGCCGCTGCCGAACACGCGTTAGCGATGATGCTGGCGTTATCGCGCTATATTCCTGATGCAAATGCTTCAGTCAAAAGTGGCAAATGGGATCGTAAAAGTTTTATTGGAGCAGAAGTTTACAAAAAGACGCTGGGGATCGTTGGTTTAGGGAAAATTGGCTCGCACGTAGCTACTGCGGCGAAAGCTATGGGGATGAAGTTGTTAGCATACGATCCTTTCATTTCTACAGAAAGAGCCGATCAATTAGGGTGTCGCTTGGTAGACATGGATGTTCTACTGCAAGAAGCTGACTATATTACCTTGCACATCCCCAAGACACCAGAAACAACGCACTTAATCGACGCCGCAGCGATCGCTAAAATGAAACCAAATGCGCGTATCATCAACTGTTCGCGTGGGGGAATTATCGATGAAACCGCACTGTATAACGCGCTCAAAGAAGGTAAAATTGCTGGCGCAGCACTTGACGTTTACGAAACTGAACCGTTAGGCGATTCTCCTTTAAAGACACTAGGCAAACAAGTTATCCTCACACCTCACTTGGGAGCATCTACTACCGAAGCACAAGTGAATGTGGCGATCGATGTTGCTGAACAAATTCGCGACGTTTTGCTCGGATTACCCGCGCGTTCTGCAGTCAATATTCCTGGACTTGGTCCTGATATCCTTGAAGAACTCCGTCCTTATATGCAGCTTGCAGAAACCTTGGGCAACTTGGTAGGACAGTTGGCAGGAGGTAGAGTAGAACAACTAGTTGTTAAATTGCAAGGCGAACTCGCAACGAACAAAAGTCAGCCTATCGTCGTCGCTGCACTCAAAGGATTACTTTCGCAAGCGCTACGCGAACGCGTTAATTACGTAAATGCTTCAATTGAAGCCAAAGAAAGAGGAATTCGTGTCATTGAAACGCGAGATGCATCTGTGCGCGACTACGCAGGTTCGTTGCATTTAGAAGCCAAAGGTTCTTTGGGCGATCATTCCGTGACAGGTGCATTGCTTGGTGACAGCGAAATTCGCATTACAGACATTGATGACTTTCCCGTCAACGTTCCCCCAAGTCAACATATGCTATTTACGCTGCATCGCGATATGCCAGGCATTATTGGTAAAATCGGTTCGCTTCTGGGTAGTTTTAATGTGAATATTGCGAGTATGCAGGTAGGGCGTAAAATTGTGCGCGGTGATGCTGTTATGGTTTTGAGTCTTGACGATCCGCTACCCGAAGGCATTTTAGACGAGATAACCAAAGTATCAGGCATTCGCGATGCTTATACTGTGACATTGTAG
- the prmA gene encoding 50S ribosomal protein L11 methyltransferase produces MANTWCELQILCDPVLEEIACWQLEQFGVRGMASEKKGDLRLIRAYLLSQEAQAVDLAALWQKLSENALSMDLPAPEIHQQLLDEEDWANSWKQYWHPQEIGDRFLINPAWLPTPRTERIIIRLDPGVAFGTGNHQTTQLCLEALEGQIQPNTVIADVGCGSGILSIAALLLGASQVYAVDVDPLAVQSTVSNRELNAIPPERLIVEQGSVERLVSFGPAPVDGIVCNILAEVIIQLIPQWNAIAHASTWGILSGILMSQADAVSNTLTQYGWRVTSQLQKQDWCCLKVSRV; encoded by the coding sequence ATGGCTAATACCTGGTGTGAATTGCAGATTCTTTGCGATCCTGTGCTAGAGGAAATTGCTTGCTGGCAGCTAGAGCAATTTGGCGTTCGGGGGATGGCGAGTGAAAAAAAAGGAGATCTTCGCCTGATTCGTGCATATTTACTATCCCAAGAGGCGCAAGCAGTCGATTTAGCAGCACTGTGGCAAAAATTAAGTGAAAATGCTCTGTCAATGGATTTACCTGCACCAGAGATACATCAGCAACTGCTTGACGAAGAAGATTGGGCAAATAGTTGGAAACAATATTGGCATCCTCAGGAAATTGGCGATCGCTTTTTGATTAATCCCGCCTGGCTACCAACACCACGTACTGAGCGTATCATCATACGTCTCGACCCTGGTGTTGCTTTTGGCACAGGCAATCATCAGACAACGCAATTGTGTCTTGAGGCACTCGAAGGTCAAATTCAGCCTAATACGGTTATCGCAGATGTTGGCTGTGGCTCTGGGATTTTGTCAATCGCAGCATTACTTCTAGGCGCAAGTCAAGTTTATGCAGTTGATGTTGACCCCCTTGCGGTACAATCTACCGTCAGTAATCGCGAACTCAATGCAATCCCACCAGAACGCTTAATCGTTGAACAAGGCAGCGTTGAGCGGCTGGTATCATTTGGACCAGCACCAGTAGACGGCATTGTTTGTAACATTTTGGCAGAGGTAATTATCCAGTTAATTCCGCAATGGAATGCGATCGCGCACGCATCAACGTGGGGTATTCTTAGCGGAATTCTGATGAGCCAAGCCGACGCTGTTAGTAATACTTTAACTCAGTATGGCTGGCGCGTGACTAGCCAATTGCAAAAACAAGACTGGTGCTGTCTTAAAGTGAGCCGCGTTTAA
- the trxA gene encoding thioredoxin, whose product MATKQQFKNFAELLAQSNVPVLVDFYADWCGPCQMMAAILERVNAQFQQRLRVVKIDTEKYPEIASQHQVQALPTLILFKHGQPVERIEGVMPADALIQKLQTLL is encoded by the coding sequence ATGGCAACTAAGCAACAGTTCAAAAATTTTGCCGAATTATTGGCGCAATCGAATGTTCCAGTCTTAGTCGATTTCTATGCAGACTGGTGCGGTCCTTGTCAGATGATGGCAGCAATTCTAGAACGAGTCAATGCTCAGTTTCAGCAGCGACTGCGTGTTGTGAAAATTGACACTGAGAAGTATCCTGAAATCGCTAGTCAGCATCAAGTTCAAGCCTTACCAACATTAATACTTTTTAAACACGGTCAACCGGTAGAGCGCATTGAAGGTGTGATGCCTGCCGATGCGTTGATTCAGAAACTACAGACTTTGCTGTAA
- the fabG gene encoding 3-oxoacyl-[acyl-carrier-protein] reductase, with protein sequence MEVLPDNLQRLRDRVAIVTGASRGIGKAIALSLASEGANVVVNYASSSTAAEQVVAEISAGGGNAIALQADVSKLDQVDTLLNTVMEKWNRVDVLVNNAGITRDTLLLRMKPEEWQAVIDLNLTGVFLCTRATSKIMLKQRSGRIISIASVAGQMGNPGQANYSAAKAGVIGFTKTVAKELAPRGITVNAVAPGFITTDMTSNLSNTEEILKFIPLGRYGQPEEVAGMVRFLAADPAAGYITGQVFNVDGGMVMA encoded by the coding sequence ATGGAAGTATTGCCCGACAATTTGCAACGATTACGCGACCGAGTTGCGATCGTGACTGGTGCTTCGCGGGGAATTGGCAAAGCGATCGCGCTTAGCCTAGCGAGTGAAGGTGCAAACGTTGTTGTTAATTATGCGAGTTCTAGCACCGCAGCCGAACAAGTTGTTGCAGAAATCTCAGCAGGTGGGGGAAATGCCATTGCACTACAAGCAGATGTGTCCAAACTCGACCAAGTTGATACACTGCTAAATACTGTTATGGAAAAATGGAACCGCGTTGATGTACTTGTAAACAATGCTGGCATTACCCGCGATACGTTGTTATTACGAATGAAACCAGAAGAATGGCAAGCTGTCATTGACCTTAACCTAACTGGTGTTTTCTTGTGTACTCGCGCCACTAGCAAAATCATGCTCAAGCAACGTAGCGGACGCATTATCAGTATTGCTTCCGTTGCTGGTCAAATGGGGAACCCAGGACAAGCAAACTACAGTGCTGCTAAAGCCGGAGTTATTGGATTTACAAAAACTGTTGCTAAGGAATTAGCGCCGCGCGGAATTACTGTCAATGCGGTTGCACCTGGTTTCATTACTACTGATATGACGAGCAATCTCAGCAATACCGAAGAAATTCTAAAATTTATTCCTCTTGGTCGCTACGGTCAACCCGAAGAAGTTGCTGGAATGGTTCGCTTTCTCGCCGCCGATCCTGCGGCTGGTTATATTACTGGGCAAGTGTTTAATGTTGATGGTGGCATGGTAATGGCGTAG
- the groL gene encoding chaperonin GroEL (60 kDa chaperone family; promotes refolding of misfolded polypeptides especially under stressful conditions; forms two stacked rings of heptamers to form a barrel-shaped 14mer; ends can be capped by GroES; misfolded proteins enter the barrel where they are refolded when GroES binds) — protein sequence MAKIVAFDEESRRALERGVNALADAVKITLGPKGRNVLLEKKFGTPQIVNDGITVAKEIELEDPLENTGARLIQEVASKTKDVAGDGTTTATVLAQAMIREGLKNVAAGANPVAVRRGMEKTIDMLVEEIAAAAKPVEGGAIAQVATVSAGNDEEVGAMIAEAMERVTKDGVITVEESKSLTTDLEVVEGMQLDRGYISPYFITDNERMVVDFENPRILITDKKISTIQDLIPVLEKVARAGQPLLIIAEDVDGEALATLVVNKARGVLNVCAIKAPGFGDRRKEMLRDIAVLTGGQVISEEVGLSLDDASLEMMGVARKVTVNKETTTIVAGSDNKDDVQKRIAQIRRQLEETDSEYDKEKLQERIAKLAGGVAVIKVGAATETELKDRKLRIEDALNATKAAVEEGIVPGGGTMLIHLSTKVEDIKNKLNDEEKIGADIVKRSLEAPLRQMADNAGVEGSVIVEKVRETEFNIGYNAATGEFQDLIAAGILDPAKVVRSALQNAGSIAGMVLTTEALVVEKPEKKAAAAPDMGGMGGMGGMGGMGMM from the coding sequence ATGGCAAAAATCGTTGCGTTTGATGAAGAATCGCGGCGGGCGTTAGAACGCGGTGTCAACGCTCTTGCTGATGCTGTCAAAATTACATTAGGACCAAAAGGGCGTAACGTTTTACTCGAAAAGAAATTTGGTACACCCCAGATTGTTAACGATGGAATTACCGTTGCCAAGGAAATTGAACTTGAAGATCCGCTAGAAAACACTGGCGCGCGCCTAATTCAAGAAGTCGCATCAAAAACAAAGGACGTTGCTGGTGATGGCACAACAACAGCCACCGTTTTAGCCCAAGCAATGATTCGAGAAGGCTTAAAGAACGTTGCAGCTGGCGCAAATCCTGTTGCAGTAAGACGCGGGATGGAAAAAACCATCGATATGCTAGTTGAAGAAATTGCCGCAGCAGCAAAACCAGTGGAAGGCGGTGCGATCGCGCAAGTCGCAACTGTTTCTGCGGGTAATGATGAAGAAGTCGGCGCCATGATTGCCGAAGCAATGGAGCGCGTGACCAAAGATGGCGTAATTACCGTAGAAGAGTCCAAATCGCTGACGACCGATCTAGAAGTTGTAGAAGGGATGCAACTCGATCGCGGTTATATTTCACCCTACTTCATTACCGACAACGAGCGGATGGTCGTCGATTTTGAAAATCCGCGTATTTTAATTACTGACAAAAAAATCAGTACAATTCAAGATTTAATTCCTGTTTTAGAAAAAGTGGCGCGTGCCGGTCAACCGCTATTAATTATTGCGGAAGATGTAGACGGTGAAGCTTTGGCAACTTTAGTTGTGAATAAAGCTAGAGGAGTCCTCAACGTTTGCGCGATCAAAGCACCAGGATTTGGCGATCGCCGCAAGGAAATGCTACGCGATATCGCGGTTCTCACTGGCGGACAAGTCATTTCTGAAGAAGTTGGACTCAGTTTAGACGATGCTTCCTTAGAAATGATGGGAGTTGCGCGCAAAGTTACCGTTAACAAGGAAACAACAACTATTGTTGCTGGTAGCGATAATAAAGACGACGTGCAAAAGCGAATTGCTCAAATTCGTCGGCAACTCGAAGAAACTGACTCCGAATACGACAAAGAAAAACTTCAAGAACGAATTGCGAAACTCGCAGGTGGAGTTGCAGTGATTAAAGTCGGTGCTGCTACAGAAACCGAACTCAAGGATCGCAAATTGCGGATTGAAGACGCGCTCAATGCTACAAAAGCAGCAGTAGAAGAAGGTATTGTTCCTGGTGGCGGTACAATGCTGATTCACCTTTCTACCAAAGTCGAAGACATCAAAAATAAACTCAACGACGAAGAAAAAATTGGTGCCGATATTGTCAAGCGATCGCTCGAAGCTCCCCTGCGCCAAATGGCAGATAATGCAGGTGTGGAAGGCTCTGTCATCGTGGAAAAAGTTCGGGAGACCGAATTTAATATAGGCTACAACGCTGCTACAGGCGAATTTCAAGACTTGATCGCTGCTGGAATTCTTGACCCTGCAAAAGTTGTGCGTTCAGCCCTACAAAATGCAGGCTCAATTGCTGGAATGGTACTCACAACCGAAGCACTTGTCGTAGAAAAACCTGAAAAGAAAGCTGCTGCTGCTCCTGATATGGGCGGTATGGGCGGTATGGGTGGCATGGGTGGTATGGGCATGATGTAA